From one Nothobranchius furzeri strain GRZ-AD chromosome 2, NfurGRZ-RIMD1, whole genome shotgun sequence genomic stretch:
- the LOC129160648 gene encoding oocyte zinc finger protein XlCOF6-like: MDTDVKQAVLVKEEAPDEDQQDPEHLHIKEEQEELWTSLEGEQLHLKEETDAARFPFSVVTVKSEDDEEKPLISQLHQQQLQDRDVPTSSSADQMTAETGGGAESSRNADLNLHEQTSDSSETEVSGDDEEDDDVNVEFELSDSGSETADEDCDCTKNRPSESHIRTVNKSFNCPECSKHARVTGHSPKMSSSCLVKKKFVRVEQHVDSCRKFQKELKSFSCDDCGKQFSVNSNLNSHMRVHTGQKAFVCEVCGQSFRQKSNLNSHMRVHTGQKPFVCELCGQRFRIKVTLSNHMRVHTGQKPFACELCGQRFTHKGHLNSHMRVHTGQKPFACELCGQRFDRKNTLNIHMRVHTGQKPFACELCDQRFSQKSNLNSHMMVHTGQKPFVCELCGKRFSRKETLKLHIRVHTGEKPFACELCGQRFRRKISLSNHMRVHTVQKPFACELCGQRFSKRIALNSHIIVHTGHKPFTCELCSQRFGRKKTLNNHMRVHTGQKPFACELCGQRFGRKATLDNHIRIHTGEKPFACELCVQRFGRKASLNDHMRVHTGQKPFACELCGQRFSHKGTLNRHIIAHTQQKSFACERCGQKFSHKTYLNNHMKVHTGHNEQEPQRCGSLKKQYLLIISGNKWSQFFMQGDNGNNLLHVSPALASDKNVENRQ; the protein is encoded by the coding sequence atgttaaACAGgcagtgctggttaaagaagaagctcctgatgaggaccagcaggacccagaacacctccacataaaggaggaacaggaggaactctggaccagtctggagggagagcagctccatctgaaggaggagactgatgctgccaggtttccattcTCTGTAGTTActgtaaagagtgaggatgatgaagagaaacctctgatctcacagcttcatcagcagcaactacaagacagagatgttccaaccagcagctcagctgaccagatgacagcagaaactggtggaggagcagagagTAGCAGGAACGCTGATCTGAACCTTCATGAacagacatctgattcttcagagactgaagttagtggagatgatgaagaggatgatgatgtgaATGTAGAAtttgagctgtcagactctgggtctgaaactgcagACGAAGACTGTGACTGCACTAAGAACAGGCCTTCCGAGTCACATATTAGGACTGTCAACAAATCCTTTAACTGTCCGGAGTGTAGTAAACATGCGAGAGTGACAGGTCATTCACCGAAAATGTCTTCAAGTTGTTTGGTTAAAAAGAAATTTGTCAGAGTGGagcaacatgtagactcatgCAGGAAGTTCCAGAAAGagctaaaatcatttagttgtgatgactgtggaaaaCAATTTAGTGTAAAttcaaatttaaacagtcacatgagagtccacacaggacagaaggctTTTGTCTGTGAGGTCTGTGGTCAGAGCTTTAGAcaaaagtcaaatttaaacagtcacatgagggtccacacaggacagaagccttttgtctgtgagctctgtggtcaaagatttaggaTAAAGGTTACTTTAAGcaatcacatgagagttcacacaggacagaagccttttgcctgtgagctctgtggtcaaagattcacACACAAgggacatttaaacagtcacatgagagtccacacaggacagaagccttttgcctgcgagctctgtggtcaaagatttgaCCGTAAGAAcactttaaacattcacatgagagttcacacaggacagaagcctttcgcctgtgagctctgtgatcaaagatttagccaaaagtcaaatttaaacagtcacatgatggtccacacaggacagaagccttttgtctgtgagctctgtggaaaaagatttagccgtaaAGAAACTTTGAAACTACacataagagtccacacaggagagaaaccttttgcctgtgagctctgtggtcaaagatttagaaGAAAGATTTCTTTAAGcaatcacatgagagttcacacagtacagaagccttttgcctgtgagctctgtggtcaaagatttagcaAAAGGAttgctttaaacagtcacataatAGTCCACACAGGGCACAAGCCTTTTACCTGTGAGCTCTGTAGTCAACGCTTTGGCCgaaagaaaactttaaacaatcacatgagagtccacacaggacagaagccttttgcctgtgagctctgtggtcaaagatttggcCGAAAGGCAACTTTAGACAATCACataagaatccacacaggagagaaaccttttgcctgtgaactctGCGTGCAAAGATTTGGCCGTAAAGCAAGTTTAAAtgatcacatgagagttcacacaggacagaagccttttgcctgtgagctctgtggtcaaagatttagccataagggAACTTTAAATAGACACATAATAGCCCACACACAACAGAAGTCTTTTGCCTGTGAGCGatgtggacaaaaatttagccATAAGACAtatttaaataatcacatgaaagtccacacaggacacaatGAACAGGAGCcacaaaggtgtggttcactgaaaaaacaatatttattgattatttctgGTAATAAATGGtcacagtttttcatgcagggtgacaatggcaataacctcctacacgtatctcctgcattagcttctgataaaaatgttgaaaatagacagtga